A region from the Benincasa hispida cultivar B227 chromosome 12, ASM972705v1, whole genome shotgun sequence genome encodes:
- the LOC120067768 gene encoding uncharacterized protein LOC120067768 isoform X2: MDLVKENYQDIDGNEDGSPEQSVSQENSEVCDEFSDPEVSPRVGEEYQVEVPPLLLKSDINWLQSCKEAEIQDSGVHDFFVGLPIQVMWISEEAHWMERKLREDTVEKCNRNEDLKAESFKDEQIGDGSKSNIEATETTIGSTIKVSKAEDLALPKETVLATNKDQKDNINGCHLVPGVSGEPWSNIEEAGFLLGLYIFGKNLVLVKKFVGSKQMGDILSFYYGRFYRSEKYRRWSECRKARGRKCIYGQRLFKGWRQQELVSRLLLHVAEDNKNALMEVTKSFGDGKFSFEEYVFALKATVGLETFVEAVGIGKGKQDLTGISMDPVKSNHVASLRPEIPIGKACSALTPLEIVNYLTGDFRLSKARSSDLFWEAVWPRLLARGWHSEQPGNGFTAGMKHSLVFLVPGIKKFSRRKLVRGNHYFDSVSDVLGKVALDPGLLELDNNVDKGGKSNEENGWTDDSKVDQEEFPSQQRHCYLKPRTPANTDVVKFTIVDTSLANGSASKVRELRSLPVDLLTVSSSRPYSENNVLYSSDESMDKSDSEEDRRFHKAETADTSQALRRNKKQKVYSNGHYSPSDVSKTNQVLPVSFEPDSTDSPAKVSKEHSSMPLDSTRSQNGIMHPFSQKSRLENKRKPTNVTKKRRKLNTFGSKCTSNISLASKPKEEDAYCSKDGPSTSKNILPSADPSQEKSSSSSGCSPISSLDGNPKDISLNQSRALIDLNLPVPLDAETNEPVIMQMRERPDQTSKEADDPSVAKTSEVTPNISDQQLHMNSRRVSSRNRPPTTRALEARALGLLDVKQKRKHKDPFLEGNSITRPPRRACPKVRPTENLGINIEKFKIEDRAVVVSSCNSNSNSNSNSHSEVLPKLET; encoded by the exons ATGGATTTGGTCAAAGAAAATTACCAAGACATAGATGGCAATGAGGATGGATCTCCCGAACAGTCGGTTTCTCAGGAAAATTCTGAAGTATGCGATGAATTTTCAGATCCAGAGGTTTCTCCTCGAGTTGGTGAAGAATACCAAGTTGAAGTTCCTCCTCTATTGCTGAAATCAGATATAAACTGGCTTCAGAGTTGCAAGGAGGCAGAAATTCAGGATAGCGGCGTCCATGATTTTTTTGTGGGATTGCCCATCCAGGTAATGTGGATTTCCGAGGAAGCTCATTGGATGGAGCGTAAGCTACGTGAAGATACGGTTGAGAAATGCAACAGAAATGAGGACTTGAAAGCTGAATCATTTAAAGACGAACAGATAGGCGATGGTTCAAAATCAAACATTGAGGCAACTGAAACGACTATAGGTAGTACAATAAAGGTCAGTAAAGCAGAAGATTTAGCTTTGCCAAAAGAAACTGTGCTTGCAACAAATAAAGATCAGAAGGATAATATCAATGGGTGCCATCTAGTTCCCGGTGTCTCGGGTGAGCCTTGGAGTAATATAGAAGAGGCCGGTTTCCTTCTTGGTTTATACATATTTGGGAAAAACCTTGTTTTGGTGAAGAAGTTTGTTGGAAGCAAACAGATGGGGGATATTCTGTCCTTCTACTATGGAAGGTTTTATCGGTCGGAAAAATACCGCCGATGGTCTGAATGTCGGAAAGCTCGAGGCAGAAAATGTATCTATGGACAGAGATTGTTCAAAGGTTGGAGGCAACAGGAATTGGTTTCTCGGTTGCTTCTTCATGTAGCAGAGGATAACAAGAATGCATTAATGGAG GTCACAAAATCATTTGGAGATgggaaattttcttttgaagaataTGTGTTTGCTTTAAAGGCAACTGTTGGATTGGAAACTTTTGTGGAGGCCGTGGGAATTGGTAAAGGGAAGCAGGATCTTACGGGCATTTCGATGGATCCAGTAAAGTCAAACCACGTTGCTTCTCTTCGCCCCGAGATACCTATTGGGAAAGCATGTTCTGCCCTTACTCCCCTGGAAATCGTCAACTATCTAACAGGAGATTTCAGGTTGAGCAAAGCCAGATCGAGTGATCTCTTCTGGGAAGCTGTTTGGCCCCGTTTGCTTGCTCGGGGATGGCACTCCGAGCAGCCTGGTAATGGTTTTACTGCTGGTATGAAGCATTCATTGGTCTTTCTTGTCCCGGGTATCAAAAAATTTTCGAGGAGAAAGCTGGTAAGGGGAAACCACTATTTTGATTCAGTCAGTGACGTCCTCGGTAAAGTTGCTTTGGATCCTGGACTACTCGAGCTTGACAATAATGTTGATAAAGGTGGTAAGAGCAACGAAGAAAATGGGTGGACTGATGATTCGAAAGTGGACCAAGAGGAGTTTCCTTCTCAGCAACGCCATTGTTACCTCAAACCAAGAACTCCAGCCAACACTGATGTTGTGAAGTTTACCATCGTAGATACTAGTCTGGCTAACGGAAGTGCATCAAAAGTCCGAGAACTTAGAAGTTTACCAGTTGACTTACTAACCGTTTCTTCATCGAGACCTTATTCCGAAAATAATGTCCTATATTCTTCCGATGAGTCAATGGACAAATCTGATTCTGAAGAGGACCGGCGTTTTCACAAGGCTGAGACTGCTGATACTTCTCAAGCTTTGaggagaaacaagaaacaaaaggtCTACTCGAATGGACATTATTCTCCATCCGATGTTTCAAAGACAAACCAAGTGCTTCCAGTTAGTTTTGAACCAGATTCTACTGATTCACCTGCAAAAGTTTCGAAGGAACACAGCTCCATGCCGTTGGATAGCACACGATCTCAGAATGGTATTATGCACCCATTTAGCCAAAAATCGAGATTGGAAAATAAGAGGAAACCTACTAATGTTACCAAAAAACGCAGGAAATTAAATACTTTTGGTTCGAAGTGTACGAGTAATATTTCTCTAGCTTCCAAACCAAAAGAGGAGGACGCCTACTGCTCTAAAGATGGTCCCAGTACTAGTAAGAACATCCTGCCTAGTGCAGATCCGTCTCAGGAGAAATCTTCTAGTTCATCTGGATGCAGTCCCATATCTAGCCTTGATGGAAACCCAAAGGATATCAGCCTCAATCAATCTCGTGCCTTAATAGACTTAAACTTGCCAGTTCCTCTCGATGCTGAAACCAACGAACCTGTTATAATGCAAATGAGAGAACGACCTGACCAAACAAGCAAGGAAGCAGACGATCCTAGTGTAGCTAAAACTTCTGAAGTCACCCCAAACATTTCTGATCAGCAACTTCATATGAATTCAAGGAGAGTCAGTAGTCGAAACCGACCCCCGACAACTAGAGCGCTGGAAGCAAGAGCTTTAGGATTGTTGGACGTCAAACAGAAGCGAAAGCATAAAGATCCATTTCTGGAAGGGAACTCGATAACGAGGCCACCACGACGTGCTTGTCCAAAGGTTAGACCTACTGAGAACTTGGGAATTAACattgaaaaattcaagattgaagATAGAGCAGTAGTTGTTAGTTCATGTAATAGCAATAGCAACAGTAATAGTAATAGTCATAGTGAGGTGTTACCTAAGCTTGAAACTTAA
- the LOC120068322 gene encoding uncharacterized protein LOC120068322 has protein sequence MGQAFRRAAGRIKPASSIDSTASSLKMESVADRKPPPRVAEKARESGALDFGDVSESNSGNVLEERDPQFDAMLSQMVGRIRSKPGGKLEMGEASVVERYDRPMPKLRNTDTKSSKYEDRPAPPGTLNVAQMRHIILLHEGKADDHDGPMGLHQIAERISLSQKHRQLYITQNLMDVKGEKKKPEPSLFLLGHSI, from the exons ATGGGACAGGCATTTCGTCGAGCGGCTGGAAGAATCAAACCGGCTTCGAGTATCGATTCCACTGCCTCTTCATTGAAAATGGAGAGTGTCGCCGATCGGAAGCCTCCGCCGCGTGTGGCCGAGAAGGCTCGGGAGAGTGGCGCTCTTGATTTCG GTGATGTCTCGGAAAGTAATTCTGGAAACGTGCTTGAAGAACGAGATCCCCAATTTGATGCCATGCTTAGCCAAATGGTGGGTCGAATTAGATCAAAGCCTGGAGGAAAACTTGAGATGGGGGAG GCGTCTGTGGTGGAGAGGTATGACAGACCAATGCCAAAGCTAAGAAATACAGATACAAAATCCAGTAAATATGAGGATCGGCCAGCCCCGCCAGGAACTCTAAACGTAGCACAGATGCGCCATATAATTTTACTGCATGAAGGTAAGGCTGATGATCATGATGGCCCAATGGGACTTCACCAAATTGCTGAGAG GATTTCTCTATCTCAAAAGCACCGTCAACTCTacataactcaaaatctaatGGATgtaaagggggaaaaaaaaaagccagAGCCCTCCCTTTTTCTATTGGGGCATTCAATCTAG
- the LOC120067768 gene encoding uncharacterized protein LOC120067768 isoform X1, translating to MEMDLVKENYQDIDGNEDGSPEQSVSQENSEVCDEFSDPEVSPRVGEEYQVEVPPLLLKSDINWLQSCKEAEIQDSGVHDFFVGLPIQVMWISEEAHWMERKLREDTVEKCNRNEDLKAESFKDEQIGDGSKSNIEATETTIGSTIKVSKAEDLALPKETVLATNKDQKDNINGCHLVPGVSGEPWSNIEEAGFLLGLYIFGKNLVLVKKFVGSKQMGDILSFYYGRFYRSEKYRRWSECRKARGRKCIYGQRLFKGWRQQELVSRLLLHVAEDNKNALMEVTKSFGDGKFSFEEYVFALKATVGLETFVEAVGIGKGKQDLTGISMDPVKSNHVASLRPEIPIGKACSALTPLEIVNYLTGDFRLSKARSSDLFWEAVWPRLLARGWHSEQPGNGFTAGMKHSLVFLVPGIKKFSRRKLVRGNHYFDSVSDVLGKVALDPGLLELDNNVDKGGKSNEENGWTDDSKVDQEEFPSQQRHCYLKPRTPANTDVVKFTIVDTSLANGSASKVRELRSLPVDLLTVSSSRPYSENNVLYSSDESMDKSDSEEDRRFHKAETADTSQALRRNKKQKVYSNGHYSPSDVSKTNQVLPVSFEPDSTDSPAKVSKEHSSMPLDSTRSQNGIMHPFSQKSRLENKRKPTNVTKKRRKLNTFGSKCTSNISLASKPKEEDAYCSKDGPSTSKNILPSADPSQEKSSSSSGCSPISSLDGNPKDISLNQSRALIDLNLPVPLDAETNEPVIMQMRERPDQTSKEADDPSVAKTSEVTPNISDQQLHMNSRRVSSRNRPPTTRALEARALGLLDVKQKRKHKDPFLEGNSITRPPRRACPKVRPTENLGINIEKFKIEDRAVVVSSCNSNSNSNSNSHSEVLPKLET from the exons ATGGAG ATGGATTTGGTCAAAGAAAATTACCAAGACATAGATGGCAATGAGGATGGATCTCCCGAACAGTCGGTTTCTCAGGAAAATTCTGAAGTATGCGATGAATTTTCAGATCCAGAGGTTTCTCCTCGAGTTGGTGAAGAATACCAAGTTGAAGTTCCTCCTCTATTGCTGAAATCAGATATAAACTGGCTTCAGAGTTGCAAGGAGGCAGAAATTCAGGATAGCGGCGTCCATGATTTTTTTGTGGGATTGCCCATCCAGGTAATGTGGATTTCCGAGGAAGCTCATTGGATGGAGCGTAAGCTACGTGAAGATACGGTTGAGAAATGCAACAGAAATGAGGACTTGAAAGCTGAATCATTTAAAGACGAACAGATAGGCGATGGTTCAAAATCAAACATTGAGGCAACTGAAACGACTATAGGTAGTACAATAAAGGTCAGTAAAGCAGAAGATTTAGCTTTGCCAAAAGAAACTGTGCTTGCAACAAATAAAGATCAGAAGGATAATATCAATGGGTGCCATCTAGTTCCCGGTGTCTCGGGTGAGCCTTGGAGTAATATAGAAGAGGCCGGTTTCCTTCTTGGTTTATACATATTTGGGAAAAACCTTGTTTTGGTGAAGAAGTTTGTTGGAAGCAAACAGATGGGGGATATTCTGTCCTTCTACTATGGAAGGTTTTATCGGTCGGAAAAATACCGCCGATGGTCTGAATGTCGGAAAGCTCGAGGCAGAAAATGTATCTATGGACAGAGATTGTTCAAAGGTTGGAGGCAACAGGAATTGGTTTCTCGGTTGCTTCTTCATGTAGCAGAGGATAACAAGAATGCATTAATGGAG GTCACAAAATCATTTGGAGATgggaaattttcttttgaagaataTGTGTTTGCTTTAAAGGCAACTGTTGGATTGGAAACTTTTGTGGAGGCCGTGGGAATTGGTAAAGGGAAGCAGGATCTTACGGGCATTTCGATGGATCCAGTAAAGTCAAACCACGTTGCTTCTCTTCGCCCCGAGATACCTATTGGGAAAGCATGTTCTGCCCTTACTCCCCTGGAAATCGTCAACTATCTAACAGGAGATTTCAGGTTGAGCAAAGCCAGATCGAGTGATCTCTTCTGGGAAGCTGTTTGGCCCCGTTTGCTTGCTCGGGGATGGCACTCCGAGCAGCCTGGTAATGGTTTTACTGCTGGTATGAAGCATTCATTGGTCTTTCTTGTCCCGGGTATCAAAAAATTTTCGAGGAGAAAGCTGGTAAGGGGAAACCACTATTTTGATTCAGTCAGTGACGTCCTCGGTAAAGTTGCTTTGGATCCTGGACTACTCGAGCTTGACAATAATGTTGATAAAGGTGGTAAGAGCAACGAAGAAAATGGGTGGACTGATGATTCGAAAGTGGACCAAGAGGAGTTTCCTTCTCAGCAACGCCATTGTTACCTCAAACCAAGAACTCCAGCCAACACTGATGTTGTGAAGTTTACCATCGTAGATACTAGTCTGGCTAACGGAAGTGCATCAAAAGTCCGAGAACTTAGAAGTTTACCAGTTGACTTACTAACCGTTTCTTCATCGAGACCTTATTCCGAAAATAATGTCCTATATTCTTCCGATGAGTCAATGGACAAATCTGATTCTGAAGAGGACCGGCGTTTTCACAAGGCTGAGACTGCTGATACTTCTCAAGCTTTGaggagaaacaagaaacaaaaggtCTACTCGAATGGACATTATTCTCCATCCGATGTTTCAAAGACAAACCAAGTGCTTCCAGTTAGTTTTGAACCAGATTCTACTGATTCACCTGCAAAAGTTTCGAAGGAACACAGCTCCATGCCGTTGGATAGCACACGATCTCAGAATGGTATTATGCACCCATTTAGCCAAAAATCGAGATTGGAAAATAAGAGGAAACCTACTAATGTTACCAAAAAACGCAGGAAATTAAATACTTTTGGTTCGAAGTGTACGAGTAATATTTCTCTAGCTTCCAAACCAAAAGAGGAGGACGCCTACTGCTCTAAAGATGGTCCCAGTACTAGTAAGAACATCCTGCCTAGTGCAGATCCGTCTCAGGAGAAATCTTCTAGTTCATCTGGATGCAGTCCCATATCTAGCCTTGATGGAAACCCAAAGGATATCAGCCTCAATCAATCTCGTGCCTTAATAGACTTAAACTTGCCAGTTCCTCTCGATGCTGAAACCAACGAACCTGTTATAATGCAAATGAGAGAACGACCTGACCAAACAAGCAAGGAAGCAGACGATCCTAGTGTAGCTAAAACTTCTGAAGTCACCCCAAACATTTCTGATCAGCAACTTCATATGAATTCAAGGAGAGTCAGTAGTCGAAACCGACCCCCGACAACTAGAGCGCTGGAAGCAAGAGCTTTAGGATTGTTGGACGTCAAACAGAAGCGAAAGCATAAAGATCCATTTCTGGAAGGGAACTCGATAACGAGGCCACCACGACGTGCTTGTCCAAAGGTTAGACCTACTGAGAACTTGGGAATTAACattgaaaaattcaagattgaagATAGAGCAGTAGTTGTTAGTTCATGTAATAGCAATAGCAACAGTAATAGTAATAGTCATAGTGAGGTGTTACCTAAGCTTGAAACTTAA